From Synechococcus sp. UW69, the proteins below share one genomic window:
- the psbC gene encoding photosystem II reaction center protein CP43: MVTLSNPGLGATGGKDLSSTGYAWWSGNARLINLSGRLLGAHVAHAGLMVFWAGAMMLFEVSHFTFDKPMYEQGFICMPHVATLGYGVGPGGEVTDLFPFFVVGVLHLISSAVLGLGGLYHALRGPEILENYSSFFSQDWRDKNQMTNIIGYHLILLGVGCLLLVFKAMFFGGVYDTWAPGGGDVRLITNPTLDPGVIFGYLFRAPFGGEGWIIGVNSMEDIIGGHIWLGLTLIFGGIWHAITKPFGWVRRAFIWNGEAYLSYSLGALSFMSFIASAYIWFNNTAYPSEFWGPTNAEASQAQSFTFLVRDQRLGANIGSAMGPTGLGKYLMRSPTGEIIFGGETMRFWDFRGPWLEPLRGPNGLSLDKLQNDIQPWQVRRAAEYMTHAPNASLNSVGGIITEPNSVNYVNLRQWLGAAQFVLAFFFLVGHLWHAGRARAAAAGFEKGIDRKAEPVLGMPDLD, from the coding sequence GTGGTAACGCTCTCTAATCCCGGTCTTGGCGCCACTGGCGGCAAAGACCTCTCCTCCACCGGGTATGCCTGGTGGTCTGGAAACGCCCGTCTGATCAACCTGTCAGGCCGTCTGCTTGGTGCCCACGTGGCCCACGCTGGTCTGATGGTGTTCTGGGCCGGCGCAATGATGCTGTTCGAGGTGAGTCACTTCACCTTCGACAAGCCCATGTACGAGCAGGGCTTCATCTGCATGCCCCACGTCGCCACCCTTGGCTATGGCGTGGGACCAGGCGGTGAGGTCACTGATCTCTTCCCCTTCTTCGTGGTCGGTGTTCTGCACCTGATCAGCTCCGCCGTGCTCGGTCTCGGCGGCCTCTATCACGCCCTGCGCGGTCCGGAGATTCTGGAGAACTACTCCTCCTTCTTCTCCCAGGACTGGCGTGACAAGAACCAGATGACCAACATCATTGGTTATCACCTGATCCTTCTGGGCGTCGGCTGCCTGCTGCTGGTCTTCAAGGCCATGTTCTTCGGTGGCGTCTACGACACCTGGGCCCCCGGCGGTGGTGATGTGCGCCTGATCACCAACCCGACTCTCGATCCGGGTGTGATCTTCGGCTACCTGTTCCGTGCCCCCTTCGGAGGCGAAGGCTGGATCATCGGTGTGAACTCCATGGAGGACATCATCGGTGGACACATCTGGCTGGGCCTGACTCTGATCTTCGGTGGTATCTGGCACGCCATCACCAAGCCCTTCGGTTGGGTGCGTCGTGCCTTCATCTGGAACGGTGAGGCCTACCTGAGCTACAGCCTCGGCGCTTTGAGCTTCATGAGCTTCATCGCCTCGGCTTACATCTGGTTCAACAACACCGCCTATCCCTCCGAGTTCTGGGGCCCCACAAACGCTGAGGCTTCCCAAGCTCAGAGTTTCACCTTCCTGGTGCGTGACCAGCGCCTCGGCGCCAACATCGGTTCCGCCATGGGCCCCACCGGCCTTGGTAAGTACCTGATGCGCTCACCAACGGGTGAAATCATCTTCGGTGGTGAAACCATGCGCTTCTGGGACTTCCGTGGTCCCTGGCTGGAGCCCCTGCGTGGCCCCAACGGTCTCAGCCTCGACAAGCTGCAGAACGACATTCAGCCCTGGCAGGTGCGCCGTGCCGCTGAATACATGACGCACGCCCCCAACGCCTCCCTGAACTCCGTGGGCGGCATCATCACCGAGCCCAACTCGGTGAACTACGTGAACCTCCGCCAGTGGCTGGGTGCAGCGCAGTTCGTGCTCGCCTTCTTCTTCCTGGTTGGTCACCTCTGGCACGCAGGCCGCGCTCGCGCTGCTGCTGCTGGCTTCGAGAAAGGTATCGACCGCAAGGCTGAGCCTGTCCTGGGCATGCCCGATCTCGACTGA
- a CDS encoding PLP-dependent aspartate aminotransferase family protein, translating to MNTGLNTRVIHHGDSYADDTGTVMPPIFPTSTFAHGNPGGFDYTRSGNPNFRILDGVLASVEGCAHATVFASGVSAITAVVSQLKQGDLVLCEENLYGCTVRLFEQVFAKFGLKTAWVDFTQPEALEEIQSRKPAMVWLESPTNPLLKVIDLEAVCAITQTLGIPVVVDNTFATALVQRPLDLGATLSLTSTTKYINGHSDALGGAVCTNDPDWHQKMVFSQKALGLQPSPFDCWLITRGIKTLPLRLKQQMANAAALADQLAQHPAVNWVRYPHRSDHPQHQVATRQMTAGGAIVTASFNASQEQTYALCKQLRWFTMAESLGGIESLICHPATMTHAAVSAEMKAKLGIDDGLVRFSVGCEDLADLQADLQQALELLA from the coding sequence GTGAACACAGGTCTGAACACCCGCGTGATCCACCACGGCGACAGCTACGCGGACGACACCGGCACGGTGATGCCGCCAATCTTTCCCACCAGCACCTTCGCCCATGGCAACCCCGGTGGGTTTGATTACACCCGTTCCGGCAACCCCAACTTCCGCATCCTCGATGGCGTGCTCGCCTCGGTCGAGGGCTGCGCCCACGCCACCGTCTTCGCTTCCGGCGTCAGCGCTATTACCGCTGTGGTCTCCCAGCTGAAACAGGGCGATCTGGTGCTGTGCGAAGAGAACCTCTACGGCTGCACCGTGCGTCTGTTCGAACAGGTCTTCGCCAAGTTCGGGCTGAAAACCGCATGGGTGGACTTCACCCAGCCGGAAGCGCTGGAGGAGATCCAATCCCGCAAGCCCGCAATGGTGTGGCTAGAGAGTCCCACCAACCCGCTGCTCAAGGTGATCGACCTGGAGGCGGTCTGCGCCATCACCCAAACCCTTGGGATCCCCGTGGTGGTGGACAACACCTTTGCCACCGCCCTCGTTCAGCGCCCGCTGGATCTGGGCGCCACCCTCTCGCTCACCAGCACCACCAAATACATCAACGGCCACTCCGATGCCCTCGGCGGAGCCGTGTGCACCAACGACCCCGACTGGCACCAGAAGATGGTGTTCTCCCAGAAGGCTCTGGGCCTGCAACCCTCCCCCTTCGACTGCTGGCTGATCACCCGCGGCATCAAGACCCTGCCGCTGCGGCTCAAGCAGCAGATGGCCAATGCCGCTGCTCTCGCCGATCAACTGGCCCAGCACCCAGCGGTGAACTGGGTGCGCTACCCCCACCGCAGTGATCACCCTCAACATCAGGTGGCGACCCGTCAGATGACAGCCGGCGGCGCAATCGTCACCGCGAGCTTCAATGCCAGCCAGGAGCAGACCTATGCCCTCTGCAAGCAGCTGCGCTGGTTCACGATGGCAGAAAGTCTGGGCGGCATCGAAAGCCTGATTTGCCACCCTGCCACCATGACCCACGCCGCCGTGTCGGCTGAGATGAAAGCAAAGCTGGGCATTGACGATGGCCTGGTGCGCTTCTCGGTGGGCTGTGAAGACCTCGCCGATCTGCAGGCTGACCTGCAACAGGCCCTGGAGCTGCTGGCGTGA
- a CDS encoding PLP-dependent transferase, whose protein sequence is MSARNLLSDPAWQGCDLGHPLPDSPHAVSVALPRWRDVVAYEENDPACRDALKTVYPRFGLHPLIRQLTQPSEIAGSTIWPYPTAAAAQAALAHCRRKAPDSHSELIAIASVSCLRSDASATPHAKAFWQHTGLGLSSRQAAIALDQEAPPTSEDGEAARRAIRQRLADIHDVGPDHISLHPSGMAGLHAALTAVQNLRPGRSTLQLGFPYVDVLKQPRVVFHGGDLLQPQDLADVEAALDQLEPAAVIVELPSNPLLRCVDLRAISALARVRGIPVIADDTIGTGINLNALPYADLIFTSLTKSFAGRGDVMAGSLLVSPQSPWARTLLSACTTVAGLGDADAIALEEASRDVKERAPKLDAHALLLAERLETHPAVERVLHPKDCPNFRALMRSGAGYGCLLSFELKQGRQQAQVVYDALSVSKGPSLGTNFTLACPYTQLAHYDELAWAERCGVAADLLRVSVGLEDPDELWMRFQRALDS, encoded by the coding sequence GTGAGTGCCCGCAACCTGCTCAGCGATCCGGCCTGGCAGGGCTGCGATCTTGGCCATCCTCTGCCGGACTCACCCCATGCGGTGTCCGTCGCGCTGCCGCGCTGGCGTGATGTGGTTGCCTACGAAGAGAACGATCCGGCCTGCCGCGATGCACTGAAGACCGTCTATCCCCGCTTCGGGCTGCATCCACTGATCCGACAACTCACTCAACCGTCCGAGATTGCGGGCAGCACGATCTGGCCCTACCCCACGGCGGCAGCAGCCCAGGCGGCCCTGGCCCACTGCCGCCGCAAGGCACCAGACAGCCATTCGGAGCTGATTGCTATCGCGAGCGTCTCCTGCCTGCGCAGCGATGCATCGGCCACTCCCCACGCCAAAGCGTTCTGGCAGCACACCGGCCTTGGGCTGTCGTCCCGCCAGGCCGCGATCGCCCTGGATCAGGAAGCGCCTCCCACAAGCGAAGACGGCGAAGCGGCACGGCGTGCCATTCGACAACGCCTAGCCGACATCCACGACGTAGGGCCTGACCACATCAGCCTTCATCCCTCCGGCATGGCGGGGCTCCATGCAGCCCTCACTGCGGTGCAAAACCTGCGGCCAGGACGCAGCACACTGCAACTGGGCTTTCCTTACGTGGATGTGTTGAAGCAACCGCGGGTGGTCTTCCACGGCGGAGACCTGCTTCAACCGCAAGACCTGGCGGACGTTGAAGCAGCGCTGGATCAACTGGAGCCTGCCGCCGTGATTGTGGAGCTTCCCAGCAACCCGCTCCTGCGCTGTGTTGATCTGCGTGCCATATCGGCCTTGGCCCGCGTCCGCGGCATCCCTGTGATCGCCGACGACACGATTGGCACCGGAATCAACCTCAATGCCTTGCCCTATGCGGATCTGATCTTCACCTCCTTAACCAAAAGCTTTGCTGGGCGTGGTGATGTGATGGCTGGCAGCTTGTTGGTGAGTCCCCAGTCACCCTGGGCCAGAACATTGCTCAGCGCCTGCACGACGGTGGCTGGTCTCGGCGATGCCGATGCCATTGCCTTGGAGGAAGCCAGCCGAGACGTAAAGGAACGGGCACCAAAGCTGGATGCCCACGCGCTCCTTCTCGCCGAACGGCTGGAAACCCATCCAGCCGTCGAACGGGTGCTTCATCCCAAAGACTGCCCCAATTTTCGAGCTCTGATGCGCAGCGGAGCGGGCTATGGCTGCCTGCTCTCGTTCGAACTGAAGCAAGGTCGTCAGCAAGCGCAGGTGGTGTACGACGCTCTAAGCGTCAGTAAAGGGCCCAGTCTTGGCACCAATTTCACCTTGGCTTGCCCCTACACCCAGCTTGCCCACTACGACGAACTGGCCTGGGCCGAGCGCTGTGGCGTCGCCGCTGATTTACTCAGGGTGTCGGTGGGTTTAGAAGACCCTGACGAACTTTGGATGCGCTTTCAGCGAGCCTTGGATAGCTAA
- the cysK gene encoding cysteine synthase A, translated as MSRIYDDNSQAIGNTPLVKLNNVTKNCKATVLAKIEGRNPAYSVKCRIGANMIWDAEKSGKLTKGKVIVEPTSGNTGIALAFTAAARGYKLILTMPESMSIERRRVMAVLGAELILTEAAKGMPGAIAKAKEIADSDPAKYFMPGQFDNPANPEIHFKTTGPEIWNDCDGAIDVLVAGVGTGGTITGVSRYIKNEAGKAIESVAVEPTNSPVITQTMNGEDVKPGPHKIQGIGAGFIPKNLDLSVVDKVEQVTNEESVAMALRLAQEEGLLVGISCGAAAAAAIRLAEKDEYAGKTIVVVLPDLAERYLSSVMFAEVPTGIIEQPVSV; from the coding sequence ATGTCCCGCATTTACGACGACAACAGCCAGGCCATCGGCAACACCCCGCTGGTGAAGCTGAACAACGTCACCAAGAATTGCAAGGCCACCGTGCTGGCCAAAATCGAGGGGCGCAACCCCGCGTACAGCGTCAAGTGCCGGATCGGCGCCAACATGATCTGGGACGCTGAAAAAAGCGGAAAGCTCACCAAAGGCAAGGTGATTGTTGAACCCACCTCCGGCAACACCGGCATCGCTCTGGCCTTCACTGCGGCTGCCCGGGGTTACAAGCTGATCCTGACGATGCCTGAATCGATGTCGATCGAGCGTCGTCGGGTCATGGCGGTTCTCGGTGCCGAACTGATCCTCACGGAAGCCGCCAAGGGCATGCCTGGCGCCATCGCCAAGGCCAAAGAAATCGCCGATAGCGACCCGGCCAAATACTTCATGCCTGGTCAATTCGACAATCCCGCCAACCCTGAAATCCACTTCAAGACCACTGGTCCGGAGATCTGGAACGATTGCGATGGCGCCATCGATGTTCTGGTGGCAGGTGTCGGCACGGGCGGCACAATCACCGGCGTCTCCCGCTACATCAAAAATGAAGCCGGAAAAGCCATCGAATCTGTGGCCGTCGAACCGACCAACAGTCCGGTGATCACCCAGACCATGAACGGTGAGGACGTCAAGCCCGGTCCCCACAAGATTCAAGGCATCGGCGCCGGCTTCATCCCCAAAAACCTCGATCTTTCCGTGGTCGACAAGGTGGAGCAGGTGACCAACGAGGAATCCGTCGCGATGGCCCTGCGCTTAGCCCAAGAGGAAGGGCTGCTGGTCGGCATCTCCTGCGGTGCTGCCGCCGCTGCAGCGATTCGTCTGGCCGAGAAAGATGAGTATGCCGGCAAAACCATCGTGGTGGTGCTGCCTGACCTGGCTGAGCGTTACCTCTCGTCTGTGATGTTCGCTGAGGTGCCGACCGGCATCATCGAGCAACCGGTGTCTGTCTGA
- the queA gene encoding tRNA preQ1(34) S-adenosylmethionine ribosyltransferase-isomerase QueA, with amino-acid sequence MPDPRDHQLSSYDYPLPPERIAQAPVEPRHSARLLMVPPQGEPSTEATHGTVWDLLEQLRPGDLLVVNDTRVLKARLAVRRSGGGLSELLVLEPRGEGRWLCLARPAKRMRPGDSLTIEGTSICLKVLAEDPASGGRVVQFPSDCRDAETIEGLLNEVGEVPLPPYIEWQDPSDSQRYQTRYADRPGAVAAPTAGLHFSDELLEALQQKGVDLARITLHVGLGTFRPVETEDLTALELHSEWVDVSPAVVKAVQACRGRVIAVGTTSVRALEGAAQAHGGVLMPYTGPVDLVIQPGYQFKVIQALLTNFHLPKSSLLLLVSALIGRETLLKLYAEAIERNYRFFSYGDAMWIDAAAVQPHAAPTGLATQ; translated from the coding sequence GTGCCTGACCCCAGGGACCATCAACTCAGCAGCTACGACTACCCGCTACCGCCAGAGCGCATCGCCCAGGCACCGGTCGAGCCCCGTCACAGCGCTCGGTTGTTGATGGTTCCCCCCCAGGGTGAGCCATCAACGGAAGCAACTCACGGCACGGTGTGGGATCTGCTCGAGCAGCTGCGGCCCGGAGATCTGCTGGTGGTGAATGACACCCGGGTGCTGAAGGCGCGACTGGCGGTGCGTCGTTCAGGGGGTGGGCTGTCTGAATTGCTGGTGCTTGAGCCGCGTGGGGAGGGACGCTGGCTGTGTCTGGCGCGCCCCGCCAAGCGCATGCGGCCAGGCGACAGCCTCACGATTGAGGGAACCTCGATCTGTCTGAAGGTGCTCGCTGAAGATCCAGCGAGCGGTGGACGGGTGGTTCAGTTCCCAAGTGATTGCAGGGATGCCGAAACGATTGAGGGTTTGCTGAATGAAGTGGGCGAAGTGCCTCTACCGCCTTATATCGAATGGCAGGATCCCAGTGACAGCCAGCGTTATCAGACTCGCTATGCCGATCGTCCCGGGGCTGTGGCTGCGCCGACGGCTGGACTGCACTTCAGCGATGAGCTCTTGGAGGCCTTGCAGCAGAAAGGGGTTGACCTGGCCCGGATCACCCTTCATGTGGGCCTTGGCACCTTTCGTCCCGTCGAAACGGAAGATCTCACCGCGTTGGAGCTTCACAGCGAATGGGTCGATGTCAGCCCCGCTGTGGTGAAAGCGGTGCAGGCTTGTCGAGGTCGCGTGATTGCCGTGGGCACCACGAGTGTTCGTGCTCTGGAGGGAGCCGCTCAGGCCCATGGCGGCGTTCTGATGCCGTATACGGGGCCGGTTGATCTGGTGATTCAGCCCGGCTATCAGTTCAAGGTGATTCAAGCCTTGCTCACCAACTTTCATCTGCCCAAAAGCTCTTTGCTTCTGTTGGTGAGTGCCCTCATCGGCCGGGAAACCTTGTTGAAGCTGTATGCGGAAGCGATTGAGAGGAACTATCGCTTTTTCTCCTATGGCGATGCCATGTGGATTGATGCTGCAGCGGTGCAGCCCCATGCAGCGCCCACTGGCTTGGCAACCCAATAA
- a CDS encoding dihydrolipoamide acetyltransferase family protein, translating to MATTDIFMPALSSTMTEGKIVEWLKQPGDKVARGESVLVVESDKADMDVESFQDGYLAAVLMPAGSTAPVGETIGLIVETEAEIAEAQAKAPSAPAAAPAPAPAPAPTPAAVQASAPTPAPAPAPIAAPAPSAPVVNDGRIVASPRAKKLASQMGVDLATVRGSGPHGRIQAEDVEQASGQPISVPRVAEGSAPAATGQPAAAPSAPAASAGNSFGRPGETVAFNTLQGAVNKNMEASLAVPCFRVGYAITTDKLDAFYKQVKPKGVTMTALLAKAVAVTLARHPQVNAATTAAGMAYPAEVNVAVAVAMEDGGLITPVLRNADRTDLYEMSRQWGDLVKRSRSKQLQPEEYSTGTFTLSNLGMFGVDRFDAILPPGTGAILAVAASRPTVVAGKDGSIAVKRQMQVNLTADHRVIYGADGAAFLKDLAELIETRPESLAL from the coding sequence ATGGCAACCACAGACATCTTCATGCCTGCCCTCAGCTCCACCATGACGGAGGGGAAGATCGTGGAATGGCTGAAACAGCCCGGCGACAAGGTGGCTCGGGGTGAGTCCGTCCTTGTCGTTGAGTCCGACAAAGCAGATATGGACGTTGAGTCGTTTCAGGACGGTTATCTCGCCGCCGTCTTGATGCCGGCCGGCAGCACGGCACCGGTAGGCGAAACCATCGGTCTGATTGTCGAAACCGAAGCAGAGATTGCTGAAGCGCAGGCCAAGGCTCCCAGCGCCCCTGCGGCTGCACCAGCCCCTGCACCGGCACCGGCTCCCACACCAGCTGCGGTTCAGGCTTCAGCTCCGACTCCTGCTCCAGCTCCAGCACCTATCGCCGCCCCTGCTCCGTCGGCGCCGGTTGTGAACGATGGCCGCATCGTGGCGAGCCCCCGGGCCAAAAAGCTCGCGTCCCAGATGGGTGTGGATTTGGCCACGGTGCGTGGCAGCGGGCCCCATGGCCGGATTCAGGCCGAAGACGTCGAACAAGCCTCTGGACAGCCCATCTCTGTCCCGCGTGTGGCGGAGGGTTCCGCTCCTGCGGCTACGGGTCAGCCTGCGGCTGCACCCTCGGCCCCTGCTGCGTCCGCTGGAAACAGCTTTGGTCGGCCCGGCGAGACCGTGGCCTTCAACACCCTGCAGGGTGCGGTGAACAAAAACATGGAGGCGAGCCTGGCGGTTCCCTGCTTCCGCGTCGGCTACGCCATCACCACCGACAAGCTGGATGCCTTTTACAAACAGGTGAAGCCGAAGGGCGTCACGATGACGGCGTTGCTTGCCAAGGCGGTGGCCGTCACCTTGGCGCGTCACCCTCAGGTGAATGCCGCCACGACCGCGGCTGGAATGGCCTATCCCGCTGAGGTCAACGTCGCCGTGGCTGTCGCGATGGAAGATGGTGGCTTGATCACACCTGTGCTGCGCAACGCTGATCGCACCGACCTCTATGAGATGTCGCGTCAGTGGGGCGATCTGGTCAAGCGCTCACGCAGTAAGCAGTTGCAGCCCGAGGAATATTCCACGGGAACCTTCACCCTCTCCAATCTCGGCATGTTCGGGGTTGATCGCTTCGACGCGATCCTTCCCCCAGGCACGGGAGCCATCCTTGCTGTTGCAGCCTCACGGCCCACGGTGGTGGCGGGCAAAGACGGGTCCATCGCCGTCAAGCGTCAGATGCAGGTCAACCTGACGGCGGATCACCGGGTGATTTACGGCGCCGATGGCGCTGCATTCCTGAAGGATCTCGCTGAACTGATCGAGACCCGCCCGGAGAGCTTGGCGCTCTGA
- a CDS encoding sulfotransferase family 2 domain-containing protein, with amino-acid sequence MIQLQLFRDMFVNPSLQTIFLANPKCGSSSLESFLRQCEPIMSPKNFPSPPFGLPKHIDAKFLKEGVMPIVNSTYPDLDFTVFCIVRDPFDRLYSHWKYKQGEKAKGTPQSTIGISFENYVQDVIELREGLSMKPHAFVRSQVGYIYNDRELICEKVFAIEKINEAEEFLSERCGKQICLETLNKSIPLSGDPKKISDELMQRLKICLKREFEIHQLASVSPDEVRDKYYEENRQSPFEKLRRKVLRFVRNSAE; translated from the coding sequence GTGATACAATTGCAATTATTTAGAGATATGTTTGTAAACCCATCTCTGCAAACCATCTTTCTTGCTAATCCTAAATGCGGAAGCAGTTCTCTTGAAAGTTTTCTGCGCCAATGCGAACCAATAATGAGTCCCAAGAATTTCCCTTCGCCACCTTTTGGTCTTCCGAAACATATCGATGCAAAGTTCTTGAAGGAGGGGGTAATGCCTATTGTAAATTCAACTTACCCAGATCTTGACTTTACTGTTTTCTGCATAGTTAGAGACCCTTTTGATCGTCTTTATTCGCACTGGAAGTATAAACAGGGTGAGAAAGCAAAGGGAACACCACAAAGTACTATAGGTATCTCTTTTGAAAATTACGTTCAAGATGTTATTGAACTCCGTGAGGGTTTGTCTATGAAGCCTCATGCATTTGTCAGATCTCAAGTTGGTTACATATATAACGACCGAGAGTTAATTTGCGAAAAAGTGTTTGCAATAGAAAAAATCAATGAGGCGGAGGAGTTTCTGTCGGAAAGATGTGGCAAGCAAATTTGTTTGGAAACGCTAAACAAATCAATCCCTTTGAGTGGTGACCCTAAAAAAATAAGCGATGAATTAATGCAAAGACTCAAAATTTGCCTTAAACGTGAATTTGAAATTCATCAACTTGCTTCTGTTTCTCCTGATGAAGTAAGGGATAAATACTATGAAGAGAATCGACAATCACCTTTTGAAAAGTTGAGGAGGAAAGTCTTGCGTTTCGTGCGAAATTCTGCGGAGTAA
- a CDS encoding Druantia anti-phage system protein DruA: MLLTPSSPPDPLPVAQRDLVRLELVKSSNPLYQKFRRSHYIPDRGTMGQQLQYLIFYGSEVVGIIGGASAVFANQARDEFFGLAEETEVKTQQLNSIVNNNVFRLEYPAPNLATIVLSIWRKRIMEDWETLYGVPIAGFETFVVEERLWNGKTRNGVCYRADNWEMVGITRGYGKTNARGREIKDKTLRSKKLVYCLRIKGRELCDSYAAAWNDLDLKRDLCKRRDQMLSDPLDIVLDVIRGGS, encoded by the coding sequence GTGTTACTGACACCTAGTTCGCCTCCAGACCCCCTTCCCGTCGCCCAGAGAGACCTTGTGAGGTTGGAACTAGTCAAGAGCAGTAACCCCCTCTATCAAAAGTTCCGTCGCAGCCACTACATCCCTGACAGAGGGACGATGGGACAACAACTCCAGTACCTGATCTTCTACGGATCTGAGGTCGTTGGAATCATTGGTGGTGCTTCCGCAGTCTTTGCCAATCAGGCACGGGACGAGTTCTTTGGTCTTGCGGAGGAGACGGAAGTCAAAACACAACAACTCAATAGCATCGTCAACAACAATGTTTTTCGTCTTGAGTATCCCGCACCAAATCTAGCAACGATTGTTCTTTCTATCTGGAGAAAACGGATAATGGAGGACTGGGAAACACTATATGGAGTTCCGATAGCAGGGTTCGAGACCTTTGTCGTCGAAGAACGTTTATGGAATGGAAAGACCAGAAATGGTGTTTGTTATCGCGCTGATAACTGGGAAATGGTTGGTATCACCCGTGGATATGGAAAAACCAATGCTCGTGGTCGTGAGATCAAAGACAAAACTCTTCGGTCCAAAAAGTTGGTCTACTGCCTTCGGATCAAAGGGAGAGAACTCTGTGATTCCTATGCAGCTGCGTGGAACGATCTTGATCTCAAAAGAGATTTATGCAAGAGACGAGATCAGATGTTGAGTGATCCGTTGGACATCGTGCTTGATGTCATACGAGGAGGTTCTTGA
- a CDS encoding recombinase family protein — MSDTDTHAMTVFGVWRCSTDLQDQERQVLALERAGCERIYGDKITGTSDWNTRPELRRCLDEMVEGDTLVISELSRLSRSFLGMVNEVSNLLERGIHIRTLDKRLDTTAMPKEITMLIVSVLGYAASQELDQIKSRTAEGREVAKSRGVKFGRKKTYTEHQAAEVMKKRTAGEGYGTIARSMGMSRSMVQRIVQTHEPVSVS, encoded by the coding sequence ATGTCCGATACAGACACCCATGCAATGACTGTTTTTGGAGTGTGGAGGTGTAGCACCGACCTACAAGATCAGGAGAGACAGGTGCTCGCCTTAGAACGTGCAGGTTGCGAACGGATCTATGGAGACAAGATCACAGGGACTAGTGACTGGAACACCCGTCCTGAACTACGTCGTTGCTTAGACGAGATGGTCGAGGGAGACACACTGGTGATCTCTGAACTCTCCCGTTTATCTCGTTCTTTCCTGGGGATGGTGAACGAGGTAAGCAACCTGTTAGAACGTGGGATCCATATCAGGACTCTCGACAAACGTCTTGATACCACTGCGATGCCAAAGGAAATCACGATGCTCATCGTGTCGGTCCTGGGGTATGCGGCATCTCAGGAACTGGATCAGATCAAATCCAGAACCGCTGAAGGCAGGGAAGTCGCTAAGTCCCGTGGGGTGAAATTCGGTCGGAAAAAGACCTATACCGAACATCAAGCAGCAGAGGTGATGAAAAAACGTACTGCTGGTGAGGGATATGGAACGATCGCTAGATCAATGGGTATGAGTCGATCGATGGTGCAACGCATCGTTCAAACACATGAACCTGTCTCTGTTTCTTGA
- a CDS encoding YlqD family protein produces the protein MSDGTSLTIKRPITVRAVVTPTWKEEAERELSSGIATADQQLAQLEQEGQDVVDQVRRQSANPLDPRVQDQVAQIQQQVAAKRAELEEQKRNLLQQQAQVRELDMDQIVEQGQLESTCELKVGDNLVQKMQVAIVVKDGVVQSIEEA, from the coding sequence ATGTCCGACGGCACCTCCTTGACGATCAAGCGTCCGATCACCGTCCGAGCCGTGGTGACGCCCACCTGGAAAGAGGAAGCAGAGCGCGAGCTCAGCAGCGGTATTGCGACTGCCGACCAGCAGCTGGCGCAGCTGGAACAGGAGGGTCAGGACGTCGTGGATCAGGTGCGTCGTCAGAGCGCCAATCCGCTGGATCCCCGTGTGCAGGACCAGGTTGCGCAGATTCAACAGCAGGTGGCGGCCAAGCGTGCCGAACTGGAGGAGCAGAAGCGCAACTTGCTTCAGCAGCAGGCCCAGGTCCGTGAACTGGACATGGATCAGATCGTTGAGCAGGGGCAGCTGGAGAGCACGTGTGAGCTCAAGGTCGGCGACAACCTGGTTCAGAAGATGCAGGTGGCCATCGTTGTGAAGGACGGCGTTGTTCAGTCGATCGAGGAGGCCTGA